Part of the Verrucomicrobiota bacterium genome, AACCGAGCCCACTGCTCGACCGGACTTCCGAAGGCCCTCGTCAATGCGATCTCTAAGCCCCGAAAGATTTTCAAAAAACTCATTGTAACTTACCATAAGAGTGCCTTATCATGCGCCGATCTTTTATAAAAGCTACTCCGTAGATCACAGTTCTTATGCATATTGAAAACTTCAAAATCTTCGCAGATTTGGTAGAAAGCGAGAGTTTTTCCCGAGCCGCGAAGCTGAACGGAATCACCCAATCGGCTGTCAGCCAGCAGCTACGCTCAATGGAGCGCCATTTCAACGTCCTCATTGTCGACCGCAGCCAGAAGCGGTTTCGGCTCACACAAGAGGGACGCCTCCTGTACGATTCCTCCAAAGAAATCCTCAACCTTTACGAACGCCTTGATTGCGAGATTCAGGAGATGCGAAAGGTAATTAGTGGCAACATCAAGCTCTCTACGATTTACAGTGTAGGACTCCACGAGCTTCCCAAATACCTGACCAAATTCATGCAGGAGTTTCCATCCGTGAACGTTCACGTGGAGTACCGACGCTCCAACCATGTCTACGATGACATCCTCCACAATGCGGTGGATCTAGGCTTGGTCGCTTTTCCGATCAAGAACCGGCAGCTCGAGGTCATCCCGTTTAAAACCGACGATCTAATCGTGGCCACAAGTGCCAACCATCCGCTGGCCAGAAACAAGGAAATCAACATAAGGGATCTCGAGGGCTATGATTTTGTCGGATTTGACAAGGACATTCCCACCCGCAAGGCAACCGATGAGATTTTCCGCGAGGCAAGAGTCGGGCTCGATCCAAAGATGGAGTTCGACAACATAGAAACGGTCAAGAGAGCCGTCGAAATAGACGCCGGGTTCGCAATTCTACCTGCCTCAACCATTGCAAACGAGGTGAAGAACGGGCTGATCTGTTCCATCCCGTTTAAAAAGAAAAGCTTCCACCGTCCGATCGCTTTGATTCATCGGAAGGGACGCGTCCTCACTCCGGCGATGAAACAGTTCGTCGAGCTACTGACCGACGACAAGAGCCCAAACGAGGCTCCAAAGTCTGCAGCTTAGAGTAACCCGCTTACTGCTGAGGCAGTCGCTCGATCCTTACCTTAACTGCAAGATCCTGTTCGTCGACGCCGCGAAAAGTGCCTCGAAAGGGAGCGACGTCGTTGTAGTCGCGTCCGATAGCCACTTTGATGTGGCGTTCCCCGGCCGCTTGATCGTTGGTTGGGTCAAGTCCCCACCAACGTCCACCGGGCAAGCCTACTTCGACCCAGGCGTGACTTGCAGCCGCCCCTACCAGTTCACTGCCTTTCTTCTGGGTTGGGTCATACGGTTCAATATAACCACTGACGTAGCGTGCGGGTATCCCGCCCGTTCGGAGGATAGACAACATCACGTGAGCAAAAT contains:
- a CDS encoding LysR family transcriptional regulator, translated to MHIENFKIFADLVESESFSRAAKLNGITQSAVSQQLRSMERHFNVLIVDRSQKRFRLTQEGRLLYDSSKEILNLYERLDCEIQEMRKVISGNIKLSTIYSVGLHELPKYLTKFMQEFPSVNVHVEYRRSNHVYDDILHNAVDLGLVAFPIKNRQLEVIPFKTDDLIVATSANHPLARNKEINIRDLEGYDFVGFDKDIPTRKATDEIFREARVGLDPKMEFDNIETVKRAVEIDAGFAILPASTIANEVKNGLICSIPFKKKSFHRPIALIHRKGRVLTPAMKQFVELLTDDKSPNEAPKSAA